The following are encoded in a window of Nocardia sp. BMG111209 genomic DNA:
- a CDS encoding DUF4185 domain-containing protein: protein MTRRLSALAGVSAAVVFLAGGLGAAHANPNDINPIPVLNGTVGLPQLHGATQAIYQATGMNSPNHTDQSNVIGTDLGIMWDDGRGQMLTVYGDTAGLGVPNLLAGSLWAWRSNVIFRSAPGDPGAGVHYSSFVDNPLPSPKIPGIEVSFIPTAGVSVNGVQYLSLMSVHEWQADGHWTTNFATLAVSGDDGQTWAQLPTTRRANEDGFENFQQNAFLKAGGYVYRYGTPSGRGNPGFVSRAKEADVANMDAYEYWDGKNWKPGDAKVAAPIVGDVAELSVQWNDYLHQYVMMTTDGANSVVLRTAPNPEGPWSEPRQLIDSRDLPTQYAPMIYPYQTGRDLYFLLTIHNQYNVVLMRTPL from the coding sequence ATGACCAGACGACTGTCCGCACTTGCCGGGGTCAGCGCGGCGGTCGTATTCCTGGCAGGCGGCCTCGGTGCGGCACACGCGAACCCCAACGACATCAACCCCATTCCGGTGCTCAACGGCACCGTGGGCCTGCCGCAGCTGCACGGGGCGACCCAGGCGATCTACCAGGCCACCGGGATGAACAGTCCGAACCACACCGACCAGTCCAACGTGATCGGCACCGACCTCGGCATCATGTGGGACGACGGGCGCGGGCAGATGCTCACCGTCTACGGCGACACGGCCGGACTCGGCGTGCCGAATCTGCTCGCCGGCAGCCTGTGGGCCTGGCGGTCGAACGTGATCTTCCGCAGCGCGCCCGGCGATCCGGGCGCGGGTGTCCACTACTCGAGTTTCGTCGACAATCCCCTGCCCAGCCCGAAGATCCCGGGTATCGAGGTCAGCTTCATCCCGACCGCCGGGGTCTCGGTGAACGGCGTGCAGTACCTGAGCCTGATGTCGGTGCACGAATGGCAGGCCGACGGGCACTGGACCACGAACTTCGCCACCCTCGCGGTCTCCGGCGACGACGGGCAGACCTGGGCGCAGTTGCCCACCACCCGCCGCGCCAACGAGGACGGCTTCGAGAACTTCCAGCAGAACGCCTTCCTGAAGGCCGGTGGCTACGTCTACCGCTACGGCACCCCCTCCGGGCGCGGTAATCCGGGTTTCGTCTCCCGGGCCAAGGAGGCCGACGTCGCGAATATGGACGCCTACGAGTACTGGGACGGCAAGAACTGGAAGCCGGGCGACGCCAAGGTCGCCGCACCCATCGTCGGCGATGTGGCCGAACTGTCCGTGCAATGGAACGACTACCTGCACCAGTACGTCATGATGACCACCGACGGCGCGAATTCGGTCGTGCTGCGCACCGCCCCCAACCCGGAGGGCCCGTGGAGCGAGCCGCGGCAACTGATCGACTCCCGTGATCTGCCCACCCAGTACGCGCCGATGATCTACCCGTATCAAACCGGGCGCGACCTGTATTTCCTGCTCACGATCCACAATCAGTACAACGTGGTGCTGATGCGAACGCCGCTGTAG
- a CDS encoding acyl-CoA dehydrogenase has product MGHYKSNVRDLEFNLFEVLGLGSILESGAFGDLDAETVKDMLTEVRRLAEGPLGESFADADRNPPIFDPETHSVKLPESFKKSYRTLSEGGWDKLGIAEELGGIPFPRTAYWAIAELVLGSQPAAFMYAAGAGFANIFYDNGTDEQKQWAKLAVEQGWGATMVLTEPDAGSDVGAGRTKAVKQEDGSWHIEGVKRFITSADSDDLFPNIMHLVLARPEGAGPGTKGLSLFFVPKFHFDPETGEKGERNGVFVTNVEHKMGLKVSTTCEVTFGGHGVPAKGWLVGDVHNGIAQMFQVIEHARMMVGTKAIGTLSTGYLTALDYAKQRVQGADLTKMSDKAAPRVTITHHPDVRRSLAMQKAYAEGLRAVYLYTAAHQDVVVAEHVSGADAELAARVNDLLLPIVKGVGSERAYRYLTESLQTLGGSGFLQDYPIEQYIRDSKIDSLYEGTTAIQAQDFFFRKIARDRGVALGHVAGQVQKFIDREGGNGRLKAERTLLATALEDVQAMAATLTGHLLGAGEESSELYKVGLGSVRFLLSVGDLLIGWQLLQQAEIAIKALDNGATGADVNFYTGKIAVAQFFARNQLPALTAIRTVLANLDNDIMELDEAAF; this is encoded by the coding sequence ATGGGTCACTACAAGAGCAACGTCCGGGACCTGGAGTTCAACCTCTTCGAGGTGCTCGGCCTGGGATCGATCCTCGAGTCCGGCGCGTTCGGCGATCTCGACGCGGAGACCGTCAAGGACATGCTGACCGAGGTACGCCGGCTGGCCGAGGGCCCGCTCGGTGAATCGTTCGCCGACGCCGATCGCAATCCTCCGATCTTCGACCCCGAGACGCACAGCGTGAAGCTCCCGGAGTCGTTCAAGAAGAGCTACCGCACCCTGTCCGAGGGCGGCTGGGACAAGCTGGGCATCGCCGAGGAGCTCGGCGGTATCCCGTTCCCGCGCACCGCCTACTGGGCCATCGCGGAGTTGGTCCTCGGCTCGCAGCCGGCCGCGTTCATGTACGCCGCGGGCGCGGGCTTCGCGAACATCTTCTACGACAACGGCACCGACGAGCAGAAGCAGTGGGCCAAGCTCGCCGTCGAGCAGGGCTGGGGCGCCACCATGGTGCTCACCGAGCCGGATGCCGGCTCCGACGTGGGCGCGGGCCGCACCAAGGCCGTCAAGCAGGAGGACGGCTCCTGGCACATCGAGGGCGTCAAGCGGTTCATCACCTCCGCCGACTCCGACGACCTGTTCCCGAACATCATGCATCTGGTGCTGGCCCGCCCCGAGGGCGCCGGACCGGGCACCAAGGGCCTGTCGCTGTTCTTCGTCCCGAAGTTCCACTTCGATCCGGAGACCGGTGAGAAGGGCGAGCGCAACGGCGTCTTCGTCACCAACGTCGAGCACAAGATGGGCCTGAAGGTCTCCACGACCTGCGAGGTCACCTTCGGCGGGCACGGCGTGCCGGCCAAGGGCTGGCTGGTCGGCGATGTGCACAACGGCATCGCGCAGATGTTCCAGGTCATCGAGCACGCGCGGATGATGGTGGGCACCAAGGCCATCGGCACCCTGTCCACCGGCTACCTGACCGCGCTGGACTACGCCAAGCAGCGGGTGCAGGGTGCCGACCTGACCAAGATGTCGGACAAGGCCGCCCCGCGCGTCACCATCACCCACCACCCCGACGTGCGCCGCAGCCTGGCGATGCAGAAGGCGTACGCCGAGGGCCTGCGCGCGGTGTACCTGTACACCGCCGCCCATCAGGACGTGGTCGTGGCCGAGCACGTGTCCGGCGCGGACGCCGAACTGGCCGCGCGGGTCAACGATCTGCTGCTGCCGATCGTGAAGGGCGTCGGCTCGGAGCGGGCCTACCGGTACCTGACCGAATCGCTGCAGACCCTGGGCGGTTCCGGCTTCCTGCAGGACTATCCGATCGAGCAGTACATCCGCGATTCGAAGATCGACTCGCTGTACGAGGGCACCACCGCGATCCAGGCGCAGGACTTCTTCTTCCGCAAGATCGCCCGCGACCGCGGCGTGGCCCTGGGTCACGTGGCCGGTCAGGTGCAGAAGTTCATCGACCGTGAGGGCGGCAACGGCCGGCTGAAGGCCGAGCGCACGCTGCTCGCCACCGCGCTCGAGGATGTGCAGGCCATGGCCGCCACGCTGACCGGGCATCTGCTCGGCGCCGGCGAGGAGTCCAGCGAGCTGTACAAGGTCGGTCTGGGTTCGGTGCGGTTCCTGCTGTCGGTCGGCGATCTGCTGATCGGCTGGCAGCTGTTGCAGCAGGCCGAGATCGCGATCAAGGCCCTCGACAACGGGGCAACGGGTGCGGATGTGAACTTCTACACCGGCAAAATCGCGGTCGCACAGTTCTTCGCACGCAATCAGTTGCCCGCGCTGACGGCCATCCGCACCGTGCTGGCCAACCTCGACAACGACATCATGGAGCTCGACGAAGCCGCGTTCTGA
- a CDS encoding alpha/beta family hydrolase codes for MRLETSAGPAEIELDVADRPRLLLLLTHGSGGGVDAKDLLVVRDRASAAGAVVARVVQPYRVAGRRAPGSVATQDAAWLEVVSQVRERFPDVPLVQGGRSNGARVACRTAVAAGAGGVLALSFPLHPPGKPEKSRREELLAASAAVDVVVINGERDPFGIPDAGDAAEVKIVPGQPHSFRAGFELIGATVDPWLSRWAA; via the coding sequence GTGCGCCTCGAGACCAGTGCCGGACCTGCCGAGATCGAGTTGGACGTAGCCGATCGGCCGCGGTTGTTGCTGTTGCTGACCCACGGTTCGGGGGGTGGGGTGGACGCGAAAGACCTTCTCGTCGTGCGGGATCGCGCATCGGCGGCCGGGGCGGTGGTCGCTCGGGTGGTTCAGCCGTATCGGGTGGCCGGGCGGCGGGCGCCGGGGTCGGTCGCTACTCAGGATGCGGCTTGGCTCGAGGTCGTTTCGCAGGTGCGGGAACGGTTTCCGGATGTGCCGCTGGTCCAGGGCGGGCGGAGTAACGGTGCTCGGGTGGCTTGCCGTACGGCGGTTGCGGCGGGGGCCGGCGGTGTACTTGCGCTGTCTTTTCCGTTGCATCCGCCGGGGAAGCCGGAGAAGAGTCGGCGGGAGGAGTTGCTGGCGGCTTCGGCTGCGGTCGATGTCGTGGTGATCAACGGGGAGCGTGACCCGTTCGGTATCCCTGATGCGGGTGACGCTGCCGAGGTGAAAATCGTTCCAGGACAGCCACACTCCTTTCGCGCGGGCTTCGAACTGATCGGTGCGACGGTGGATCCGTGGTTGAGCCGTTGGGCTGCGTGA